The Hemiscyllium ocellatum isolate sHemOce1 chromosome 22, sHemOce1.pat.X.cur, whole genome shotgun sequence genome includes a region encoding these proteins:
- the emx2 gene encoding homeobox protein EMX2, giving the protein MFQPTPKRCFTIESLVAKDSPLPASRADEPIRPAALSYANSSSVNPFLNGFHTGGRAIYSNPDLVFADAVSHQTNTAVPVHPVPPHALTGHPLQSSHSPHPLFTSQQRDPSSFYPWLIHRYRYLGHRFQGNETSPESFLLHNALARKPKRIRTAFSPSQLLRLEHAFEKNHYVVGAERKQLAHSLSLTETQVKVWFQNRRTKFKRQKLEEEGTDAQQKKKGTHHVNRWRLATKQASPEEIDVTSDD; this is encoded by the exons ATGTTCCAGCCAACACCTAAACGGTGTTTCACCATTGAATCTCTGGTAGCCAAGGATAGTCCACTGCCTGCATCGAGAGCCGACGAACCTATAAGGCCAGCCGCCCTCAGCTATGCAAACTCTAGCTCAGTGAATCCATTCCTGAACGGCTTTCATACCGGCGGCCGGGCCATTTACTCCAACCCGGATCTAGTGTTCGCCGATGCGGTCTCTCACCAAACCAACACGGCGGTGCCTGTTCACCCGGTCCCTCCACACGCTTTAACTGGTCACCCACTGCAATCTTCTCATTCTCCACATCCCCTTTTCACATCGCAACAAAGAGATCCTTCGAGTTTCTATCCATGGCTAATACACAGGTACAGATATCTGGGACACAGGTTTCAAG GCAACGAGACGAGCCCGGAGAGTTTTTTATTGCACAATGCACTGGCCAGAAAGCCCAAACGCATCCGAACGGCCTTCTCCCCGTCTCAGCTGCTGAGGTTGGAGCACGCTTTTGAGAAAAATCACTATGTGGTGGGGGCCGAGCGGAAACAACTGGCCCACAGTCTCAGTCTCACAGAAACTCAG GTAAAAGTTTGGTTTCAGAACAGAAGGACGAAATTTAAACGACAGAAACTGGAGGAGGAAGGGACAGACGCCCAGCAGAAGAAAAAGGGGACCCACCACGTCAATAGGTGGAGACTGGCGACGAAACAGGCGAGTCCTGAGGAGATCGATGTCACCTCGGACGATTAG